Part of the Pedobacter roseus genome is shown below.
AAGGCTAAGACCGCTTTAACTTGTAGCTAACCTCTTTTTTATTTGGAGCGCAAATCCTGTACAAAAACATTAAGTTCCTTCCCGTTTTTTGCTTTTACGCTTCGCTTCCTCGTACCTCGTCGCTGCAGGGTAACGCTTCAACCGGGGCTAAAGGGCCAAAACCGCATTCCATTTTTGGGTTTGCAGGGTGCAGAACCCTTGTTCATAAACCCGATTGAGCGGAATAGCCCGGAGCGTAGCGAGGACTATAAGCGAAAGCGGGGCTTTAAACTGCCAGAAACCACAGGCCAATCATTTCCTAATTCCTTTTCTATTTCGCATTTTATTCCTCCGTTGACCGAAGTTAACTGCTATAATGAAGTTAACTCAATCTTTTCCGTCGACTGAAGTCGACGGAACCGCTAATTTTATTTTCTTACCATACATCAACACTAGCCTTAAAGCTTATCTGCATATTTGCTTCATAAATTTTAAAAAAAATCTCCAAAAATATGAGCTTAATAGATGCCCTAAACTGGCGTTATGCCGTTAAGAAAATGAATGGTCAGCCTGTTGAACAAGAAAAGGTTGATAAAATCATTGCTGCTGCACATTTAGCACCAACTTCATCAGGTTTACAGCCTTTTAAAGTAATTGTGGTAACCAACCAGGAATTAAAAGAAAAAATTGCACCGATTGCTTTTAATCAATCACAGGTAATTGATTCTTCTCACCTATTGATTTTCGCAGCAAACGAAAACTATACAGAAGAAGGAATTGATGCTGTTTTTAACAGAATGAATACTGAGCGCGGCTTACCATTAGATGCAACCGATGCCTACAAAACACAATTAAAAGGCATGATCTTATCGAGAACTGCTGAAGAAAACTTTAACCATGCTGCCCGTCAGGCTTATATTGGTTTCGGTATTGCCATTGCAGAAGCTGCTTTGTTAAAAGTTGATGCTACGCCAATGGAAGGCTTTAACGGTCCGGCATTAGATGAACTTTTAGGTTTAGATAAAAAAGGTTTAAAAAGCGTAACCCTATTGCCGTTAGGAAACAGGGATGAAGCCGGCGATTGGTTGGTAAACCTTAAAAAGGTACGTTCACCTAAAGAAGAATTTTTAATCGAATTTAAATAACAGGCAAACACCATTATATTTAAAACGGGCCGCTTTTTAGCGGCTTGTTTTGTTTTATGCGAGTGGCGTTGAGCGTATGGCGTTTGGAATTTAGGGTTATGCAACAATTAACCGATTAACCAATTTAAACAATTAACCCAATGAATCAATTCTCAGTTTTCAGTTGGCAGTTACCAATGACCAATGAACCAATAATTTTGTAAAAAAATGTTAAACCTCCCTACAATTTAGGCGCTCTCTTTATAATTGGATATATTTACGGGCTTAGCA
Proteins encoded:
- a CDS encoding nitroreductase family protein, translated to MSLIDALNWRYAVKKMNGQPVEQEKVDKIIAAAHLAPTSSGLQPFKVIVVTNQELKEKIAPIAFNQSQVIDSSHLLIFAANENYTEEGIDAVFNRMNTERGLPLDATDAYKTQLKGMILSRTAEENFNHAARQAYIGFGIAIAEAALLKVDATPMEGFNGPALDELLGLDKKGLKSVTLLPLGNRDEAGDWLVNLKKVRSPKEEFLIEFK